TACAAATTTTCATATCCAACAACATTACAGAATTATGGAGAACTCGGGTTGCTATCTACATGGAGCCAGTGGTAACACCAAGGAAGAAAATCTTATAGTGAGTTAAAGTTTCAGCATTACTGCTCAAATTTTTATCTACACAAACATCTCACATGAGATTGCTAGTATTTCTAACGCTCCTGAATcttattcttatttttcttctctaattGGTGCAGCAAAGTGAGGATGTTCAACTGTCAAATTATGAGGGTATGTAAAGTTTCTCTTTCGGCTTCCTTAGATTTGAGCAGCTCTAAAGTGTTCAACTGCCAATTTTTGTGCAGATTCACAGGCATCACTCTACTTGAAGAAAGATGGCTCTGATAAAGGGGTGTTATCTCCTAATGCCAGCTCCTATGCCTCATCATCTCATATATTAGCAAAATCTCATGAGAAGATGGGATCACCAAGGGATTCGGCTGAGggtttagcatatggaaaagcTAATGGGGAAACAAAGTATTTAAATTCACGTGGGGCATCATATGGGTCAGATTCTGTGAGAGGTGTGGCGGCATCTCGTGGTTCTGGTTTATCTCCAAGTTCGTCAGTTGGTTCATTGTCTTCTGAAAAATTGTCTTTGAATCCCAATGCAAAGGTGCAGTTCAAGAAGGAATATTTCACTAGCTGATTCTTGTTTTCAAATTATTGACCAATGTCTGAGTTTCTTCTGTTTCCCTTTCATGTTTTAAGGAATTCAAGCTCAACCCTAATGCAAAGAGTTTTATTCCATCACCTGCTCGGCCTCCCACTCCAGTGTCTGATAGTTCCTTCTATTTTCCAACTACTGTAAATACTGTACCAAATATGCTTGGCGTACCCATGACTATTGAGGTAAGTCATTCAGAGCATTTATTGAATATATAGAATTACTTAGTTATGGGTTGGAGTTATTTAAGGATTACTGCTA
Above is a window of Cicer arietinum cultivar CDC Frontier isolate Library 1 unplaced genomic scaffold, Cicar.CDCFrontier_v2.0 Ca_scaffold_5225_v2.0, whole genome shotgun sequence DNA encoding:
- the LOC101492085 gene encoding uncharacterized protein — its product is MENSGCYLHGASGNTKEENLIQSEDVQLSNYEDSQASLYLKKDGSDKGVLSPNASSYASSSHILAKSHEKMGSPRDSAEGLAYGKANGETKYLNSRGASYGSDSVRGVAASRGSGLSPSSSVGSLSSEKLSLNPNAKEFKLNPNAKSFIPSPARPPTPVSDSSFYFPTTVNTVPNMLGVPMTIEVSHSEHLLNI